From the Microplitis mediator isolate UGA2020A chromosome 6, iyMicMedi2.1, whole genome shotgun sequence genome, one window contains:
- the LOC130669951 gene encoding uncharacterized protein LOC130669951, producing MFEISMNEKVNASIVTIDYDFKSTAMKWFYPNHPSYILSAESDRKLKALLHEIKSSIIWNVESLVFVVDENCGNAMKVLRMVWDNEALGSFYVCRDQVNKNTMVYTFNPYTDRAPKPWKRVKKKTSDNRWTLYKQTFKNDSESCQSYHFDKTRILDGFPVKGYAPYSLRDVSSNELDFTGKPRFVFEKIFSMLNVTPVMHYHWPHEVLHSNGTKKLFNNNIYDVWFDLKPLDILYYEYLDVIPLYSEDGFTIVTNSRSTPILDEIVDSMFSYQSMTLSIIILTSIYALILVNNKFNFVETFFDIVLLVLNMGMATRIERLFMRITFLSASLFILMFNPALEGQLMALLAKPSYRRVEKLNDLHSHKYKIFFDDSIRDYIFDTEIWSSDTDKEYLHESYINGYDKCYYYIMRDYAGSVEFGMSESIKVIDPVPINYSLPVNVSHLINDSRPINMSSPLKSPNLEYYESITKDSLAACIFAYKFQLSEKRSQKLETKRTKLRRKLALINKQTAVAETRV from the exons ATGTTCGAAATTTCAATGAACGAAAAGGTCAACGCGTCGATTGTAACAATCGATTATGATTTCAAGTCAACTGCGATGAAATGGTTCTATCCAAATCATCCTTCGTACATTCTATCAGCAGAGTCTGATAGAAAACTAAAAGCTCTTCTTCACGAAATAAAATCGTCGATTATTTGGAACGTCGAGTCATTGGTTTTCGTTGTTGATGAAAATTGTGGAAACGCAATGAAAGTACTGAGGATGGTGTGGGACAATGAAGCCCTTGGATCATTTTACGTTTGTCGAGATCAAGTCAACAAAAATACGATGGTGTATACATTTAACCCCTACACTGATAGAGCACCGAAACCCTGGAAAAGAGTTAAGAAGAAAACGAGTGATAATCGATGGACATTGTAtaagcagacatttaaaaacg ATTCAGAATCGTGTCAAAGTTATCATTTTGACAAAACCAGAATTCTGGACGGTTTTCCAGTAAAAGGTTATGCACCTTATTCACTCCGTGATGTTTCATCAAATGAACTCGATTTTACCGGAAAGCCACGATTCGTTTTTGAAAAGATATTTTCAATGTTGAATGTCACACCGGTGATGCACTACCATTGGCCTCATGAAGTTTTACACTCTAAcggaactaaaaaattatttaataataatatttacgaTGTATGGTTCGATTTAAAACCACTCGATATACTTTATTACGAATATCTCGATGTTATTCCTCTATACTCGGAAGACGGCTTCACGATAGTAACAAACTCACGTTCTACTCCAATCCTTGACGAAATTGTCGACAGTATGTTCAGTTATCAAAGTATGACACTCTCAATTATTATTCTAACTAGCATTTATGCACTTATCTTAGTCAATAATAAGTTCAATTTTGTCGAAACCTTTTTCGATATCGTTTTGTTGGTACTGAATATGGGGATGGCGACACGCATTGAGCGTTTATTTATGCGTATCACTTTTTTATCTGCATCTTTATTCATATTGATGTTTAATCCAGCATTAGAGGGTCAACTCATGGCGTTGCTTGCAAAACCGAGTTACCGTAgagttgaaaaattgaatgatttaCATTCAcataagtataaaatatttttcgacgATAGTATCCGTGATTATATATTCGACACAGAAATATGGTCAAGTGATACTGATAAGGAATACTTGcatgaatcatatataaatggTTATGATAAATGCTACTATTACATTATGAGAGATTATGCAGGTTCGGTAGAATTTGGAATGTCAGAGTCGATTAAGGTAATTGATCCCGTTCCGATAAATTATTCACTTCCAGTAAATGTTTCTCATCTGATTAATGATTCGCGCCCGATTAATATGTCAAGTCCGTTAAAGTCTCCAAATTTGGAATATTATGAATCAATCACAAAAGATTCTTTAGCAGCTTGTATATTTGCTTATAAGTTTC aattATCTGAAAAACGTTCGCAAAAATTAGAAACGAAACGTACTAAACTACGGCGAAAATTAGCATTGATCAATAAACAAACTGCCGTTGCTGAAACACGGGTTTAA